One window from the genome of Streptomyces sp. NBC_00287 encodes:
- a CDS encoding phosphoglycerate kinase yields the protein MKTIDELLAEGVTGKRVFVRADLNVPLDGTTITDDGRIRAVLPTVKALAEAGARVVVASHLGRPKGAPDPAFSLAPAAARLGELLGAGVAFATDTVGESATATVAGLADGRVAVIENLRFNAGETAKDDAERAAFADQLAALADVYVGDGFGAVHRKHASVYDLPGKLPHYAGYLIATEVGVLKKLTEDVKRPYVVALGGAKVSDKLAVIDQLLGKADRILIGGGMAYTFLKAKGHEVGISLLQEDQVPVVTEYMERAEKNGVEIVLPVDVLVATEFPDLKTKAPANPTTVAADAIPADQEGLDIGPETRKLYASKLADAATVFWNGPMGVFEHPDYAEGTKAVAQALLDSPAFTVVGGGDSAAAVRILGFDENAFGHISTGGGASLEYLEGKTLPGLAALED from the coding sequence ATGAAGACGATCGACGAACTCCTCGCCGAAGGCGTCACCGGCAAGCGGGTTTTCGTCCGCGCCGACCTCAATGTGCCGCTGGACGGCACCACGATCACCGACGACGGCCGGATCCGCGCCGTCCTGCCCACCGTCAAGGCCCTCGCCGAGGCGGGCGCCCGGGTGGTTGTGGCCTCTCACCTGGGCCGCCCCAAGGGTGCCCCGGACCCGGCTTTCTCCCTGGCGCCGGCCGCCGCCCGGCTCGGTGAACTCCTCGGCGCCGGCGTGGCCTTCGCGACCGACACGGTCGGCGAGTCCGCCACGGCCACGGTCGCGGGCCTCGCCGACGGCCGGGTCGCCGTCATCGAGAACCTGCGCTTCAACGCCGGCGAGACCGCCAAGGACGACGCCGAGCGCGCCGCCTTCGCCGACCAGCTCGCCGCCCTCGCGGACGTCTACGTCGGCGACGGCTTCGGCGCCGTGCACCGTAAGCACGCCTCCGTGTACGACCTTCCGGGCAAGCTGCCGCACTACGCCGGCTACCTCATCGCCACCGAGGTCGGCGTCCTGAAGAAGCTCACCGAGGACGTCAAGCGCCCCTACGTCGTCGCGCTCGGCGGCGCCAAGGTCTCCGACAAGCTCGCCGTCATCGACCAGCTGCTCGGCAAGGCCGACCGCATCCTCATCGGCGGCGGCATGGCCTACACCTTCCTCAAGGCCAAGGGCCACGAGGTCGGCATCTCCCTCCTCCAGGAGGACCAGGTCCCGGTCGTCACCGAGTACATGGAGCGCGCCGAGAAGAACGGCGTCGAGATCGTCCTGCCGGTCGACGTCCTGGTCGCCACCGAGTTCCCGGACCTGAAGACCAAGGCCCCGGCCAACCCCACTACCGTCGCCGCGGACGCCATCCCCGCCGACCAGGAGGGCCTGGACATCGGTCCGGAGACCCGCAAGCTGTACGCCTCGAAGCTCGCCGACGCGGCCACCGTCTTCTGGAACGGCCCCATGGGCGTCTTCGAGCACCCCGACTACGCCGAGGGCACCAAGGCGGTCGCCCAGGCACTCCTCGACTCCCCGGCCTTCACGGTCGTCGGCGGCGGCGACTCCGCCGCGGCCGTCCGCATCCTGGGCTTCGACGAGAACGCATTCGGCCACATCTCGACCGGCGGCGGCGCCTCCCTCGAATACCTTGAGGGCAAGACGCTCCCCGGCCTCGCCGCACTGGAGGACTGA
- a CDS encoding RNA polymerase-binding protein RbpA: MASGNAIRGSRVGAGPMGEAERGESAPRLRISFWCSNGHETQPSFASDAQVPDTWDCPRCGFPAGQDRDNPPDPPRTEPYKTHLAYVRERRSDADGEAILAEALAKLRGEI, from the coding sequence GTGGCAAGTGGCAACGCGATCCGAGGAAGCCGGGTCGGGGCGGGGCCGATGGGCGAGGCCGAGCGCGGCGAGTCCGCGCCGCGGCTGCGCATCTCCTTCTGGTGCTCCAACGGGCACGAGACCCAGCCCAGCTTCGCCAGCGACGCGCAGGTTCCCGACACCTGGGACTGCCCGCGCTGCGGCTTCCCCGCCGGGCAGGACCGGGACAACCCGCCGGACCCGCCGCGCACCGAGCCCTACAAGACGCACCTCGCCTACGTACGGGAGCGGCGCAGCGACGCGGACGGCGAGGCGATCCTCGCCGAGGCGCTCGCCAAACTGCGGGGCGAGATCTAG
- the secG gene encoding preprotein translocase subunit SecG — protein MGFSIALIVFSGLLMLLVLMHKGKGGGLSDMFGGGMQSSVGGSSVAERNLDRITVVVGLLWFACIVVLGLLMKVNN, from the coding sequence ATGGGGTTCTCGATCGCCCTGATCGTGTTCAGCGGTCTGCTGATGCTGCTGGTGCTGATGCACAAGGGCAAGGGCGGCGGCCTCTCCGACATGTTCGGTGGCGGCATGCAGTCGTCCGTCGGCGGCTCCTCGGTCGCCGAGCGCAACCTCGACCGGATCACCGTCGTGGTCGGTCTGCTCTGGTTCGCGTGCATTGTCGTGCTCGGCCTTCTGATGAAGGTGAACAACTGA
- the tpiA gene encoding triose-phosphate isomerase: protein MSTRTPLMAGNWKMNLNHLEAIAHVQKLAFALADKDYEAVEVAVLPPFTDLRSVQTLVDGDKLKIKYGAQDISAQDSGAYTGEISGPMLAKLKCTYVAIGHSERRQYHNETDEIVNAKVKAAYKHGLTPIMCVGEELDVREAGNAVAHTLAQVEGGLKDLPAEQAETVVIAYEPVWAIGTGKVCGAEDAQEVCAAIRAKLAELYTQELADKVRIQYGGSVKSGNVAEIMAQADIDGALVGGASLDADEFVKIVRFRDQ, encoded by the coding sequence ATGAGCACGCGCACGCCGCTGATGGCGGGCAACTGGAAGATGAACCTCAACCACCTCGAGGCCATCGCCCACGTCCAGAAGCTCGCCTTCGCCCTGGCCGACAAGGACTATGAGGCCGTCGAGGTCGCCGTCCTGCCGCCCTTCACCGACCTGCGCTCCGTGCAGACCCTGGTCGACGGCGACAAGCTGAAGATCAAGTACGGCGCCCAGGACATCTCCGCGCAGGACTCCGGCGCCTACACCGGCGAGATCTCCGGCCCGATGCTGGCCAAGCTGAAGTGCACGTACGTGGCCATCGGCCACTCCGAGCGCCGCCAGTACCACAACGAGACCGACGAGATCGTCAACGCCAAGGTCAAGGCCGCCTACAAGCACGGCCTGACCCCGATCATGTGCGTCGGCGAGGAGCTGGACGTCCGTGAGGCGGGCAACGCCGTCGCGCACACCCTCGCCCAGGTCGAGGGCGGTCTGAAGGACCTCCCGGCCGAGCAGGCCGAGACCGTCGTGATCGCCTACGAGCCCGTCTGGGCCATCGGCACCGGCAAGGTCTGCGGCGCCGAGGACGCCCAGGAGGTCTGCGCCGCCATCCGCGCCAAGCTCGCCGAGCTGTACACCCAGGAGCTGGCCGACAAGGTCCGCATCCAGTACGGCGGCTCGGTCAAGTCGGGCAACGTCGCCGAGATCATGGCGCAGGCCGACATCGACGGCGCCCTGGTGGGCGGTGCCTCGCTGGACGCCGACGAGTTCGTCAAGATCGTGCGCTTCCGCGACCAGTAA
- the gap gene encoding type I glyceraldehyde-3-phosphate dehydrogenase produces MTIRVGINGFGRIGRNYFRALLEQGADIEIVAVNDLGDTATTAHLLKYDTILGRLKQEVTHTADTITVDGHTIKVLSERNPADIPWGELGVDIVIESTGIFTKKADAEKHIAGGAKKVLISAPAKDEDITIVMGVNQDKYDPANHHVISNASCTTNCVAPMAKVLDENFGIVRGLMTTVHAYTNDQRILDFPHKDLRRARAAAENIIPTTTGAAKATALVLPQLKGKLDGMAMRVPVPTGSVTDLVVELSREVTKDEVNAVFKKAAEGQLQGILEYTEDEIVSSDIVNAPASCTFDSSLTMVQEGNSVKVIGWYDNEWGYSNRLVDLTEFVGNQL; encoded by the coding sequence GTGACGATCCGCGTAGGCATCAACGGCTTCGGTCGTATCGGTCGCAACTACTTCCGCGCACTGCTGGAGCAGGGTGCTGACATCGAGATCGTGGCTGTCAACGACCTGGGTGACACTGCGACCACCGCTCACCTGCTGAAGTACGACACCATTCTGGGGCGTCTCAAGCAGGAGGTCACCCACACCGCCGACACGATCACGGTCGACGGTCACACCATCAAGGTCCTGTCCGAGCGCAACCCCGCCGACATTCCGTGGGGCGAACTGGGCGTCGACATCGTCATCGAGTCGACCGGCATCTTCACGAAGAAGGCCGACGCCGAGAAGCACATCGCCGGCGGCGCCAAGAAGGTCCTCATCTCGGCTCCGGCCAAGGACGAGGACATCACCATCGTGATGGGCGTCAACCAGGACAAGTACGACCCGGCGAACCACCACGTCATCTCCAACGCCTCCTGCACCACCAACTGTGTGGCGCCCATGGCGAAGGTTCTCGACGAGAACTTCGGCATCGTCCGGGGTCTGATGACCACGGTGCACGCCTACACCAACGACCAGCGCATCCTTGACTTCCCGCACAAGGACCTGCGTCGCGCGCGTGCCGCCGCCGAGAACATCATCCCGACCACCACCGGTGCCGCCAAGGCCACCGCCCTGGTGCTCCCGCAGCTCAAGGGCAAGCTGGACGGCATGGCCATGCGCGTCCCGGTCCCGACCGGCTCGGTCACCGACCTGGTCGTGGAGCTCAGCCGCGAGGTCACCAAGGACGAGGTCAACGCGGTCTTCAAGAAGGCCGCCGAGGGCCAGCTCCAGGGCATCCTCGAGTACACGGAGGACGAGATCGTCTCCTCCGACATCGTCAACGCCCCGGCGTCCTGCACCTTCGACTCCTCCCTGACCATGGTCCAGGAGGGCAACAGCGTGAAGGTCATCGGCTGGTACGACAACGAGTGGGGCTACTCCAACCGCCTCGTCGACCTGACGGAATTCGTCGGCAACCAGCTCTGA